The segment ATTCTTCTAAAACAAATGAAAATATATTCTGATCAATTAAATTTTGAACATGCAGCTTCAATTAGAGATCAACTTAGAAGTTTAGCTCAAGTTAGTCAGTCACAGAAAGTCACTCTGCCAGACTCGACTATTAGCCGAGATGTTGTGGCTTTTGCCTCCAGCAAATCAATATGTTGTATACAGTTATTTCAAATGCGTGCTGGTAAATTAGTTGGACGCATTGGCTACATTTATGATTCAATAAATCTAAATTCAGACGTTATCATTAGGAAATGTTTAGAAGAACATTATAGTTATGTTGATTCCGTCGAAATACCTCCAGAGATACTTATTCAAATAGATATACCTCAACTTGAATATTTCCAAGAATGGCTTTCAGAGTTGGGAGGTAAAAAAATAAAAATACATAAACCCAAGCGCAGTGAAAAAAAAGATTTAATTGAGCTTGTTAGAAAAAATGCCTTTTTAGAACTCAATAGAATATCTGAGGGGCAATCAAGGCAGAATGAAGCTATTGAGGATTTGGCTCAGGCTTTAGAATTGAATCAACTGCCAAGAAGAATAGAGGGATATGATATAAGTCACCTTCAAGGTTCAAATGCAGTAGGTTCTCAGGTGGTTTTTGTAGAGGGTATACCTGCTAAACAACATTATAGAAAATATTCTATAAAAAGCTCTTCAATAAGTAGTGGACATAGCGATGATTATATGGCATTAGCTGAAGTTATACGTAGGAGATTTAGGAGATGGTCGAGGTTTAAATCAGAAGGCTTAGATTTAAGTAATATAAAAAATCTCAAAAAAAGCAAACTTGATCCTTTGCTTATTACCGACTGGCCAGATTTAATAATGATTGATGGAGGGAAAGGTCAGTTAAAGGCTGTTGTTGAAGCTTTAAGAGAGTTAAATCTTGAATCTGATATCAATGTTTGTTCATTAGCTAAGAAAAACGAGGTCGTTTATGTACCAGGCGAAAAAAATTTCTTAGATACAGACAAAGATCAGATAGGTATACAGCTTTTGCGAAGAGTTAGAGATGAAGCACATAGGTTTGCTTTAAGTTACCATAGACAAAAGAGGTCGTTATCTTTAAAGAGATCAGAGTTAATTGATATCCCTGGCTTAGGCCCCAAAAAAATACGTTTGTTGTTATCACACTTTCATTCTGTTAACGCTATACAATTGGCAACTATTGATGAGATATCTTCTATATCAGGATTTGGGAATGACACAGCATTATCTATTTGGAAGTATTTCCATCCTTAATAAATATTCTGTATTAGCTAGCATTTGATAACTATTGTTTAATAAGCTATGTATATAAATTTAGCTACTTCTATCTTAATTTAATATAATTATGTATATATTTAATTTTAGCATGAACCTGCCTCCAGAGGCTTACTTATGGTTTAAAGCTCTCCATATAATTGGTGTTGTTGTTTGGTTCGCAGGTTTGTTTTATCTTGTTAGGCTTTTCATTTATCATACAGAAGCTAAGGAATTATCACCAGACATAAAAGAAGCATTTGATAAACAGTATTCCTTAATGGAACTTAGGCTCGCCAATATTATTACTACGCCTGGAATGATTCTAACTGTAACTATGGCGGCAGGTCTTTTGTATATGCAACCAGCATGGCTCAATCAATTGTGGATGCAAGCTAAGTTGTTATTCGTTTTAGCCTTGCTTTTGTATCACTTTTTCTGTTATCGTATTATGAATAAACTCCAGAAGAATGATTGCGGATGGTCAGGTAAGCAATTAAGAGTTCTGAATGAATTACCTACTTTGTTATTGGTTAGTGTTGTTATGCTTGTTGTGTTTAAAAATAATTTTCCAACTGGAGCCGCTACTTGGTTTATCGTAGCACTAATAATATTTATGGCTTTATCTATCCAATTCTATGCTAGATATAGACGTTTATTACAAGAAAAATAATTCATTAATATGAAAAATGATGTCTCAACATTAAGAAATCTACTACTACAAGTTAATCCACAAAGTTGTCCTAACGATATTAATTTTCATTGCCATACAATATATAGTGATGGCAGCATGAGACCCGAGGAGTTAATTCATCAAGCATGTTTAAATAATGTTCGCAACATAGCAGTAACAGATCATCACTCCATTCACTCTTTCCCATTAATTACTAATTGGTTATTTCAGCATAATTCTATTTACAATTCAATTAATTTTTGGAGTGGTATTGAGATCAGTTGTTTATTGAAAGGATGCCTGGTTCATGTATTAGGTTTAGGTTTTGATCCAACTTCATCCTATTTAAAGCCATACACAACAGGAGATGCACCTCAAGGAGTTCATCTTCATGCCTCCAATGTTATCAGCTCTATTCGCAACGCTTCAGGCCTTTCTATTTTGGCTCATCCAGCTCGATATAGACTTAACTACAAGGAACTAATACTAGAAGCACATTCTCTTGGTATAGATGGAGTGGAAACTTGGTATGATTATGATATGTCTGCTCAATGGAAGCCAACAATGTATTTGTGTAGTTCTATTGACAAACTTGTCAAATCATTAGATTTGTTATCTTCTTGTGGCACTGATTCTCACGGTTATTCTTTATTTTCTAGGTAATACTCTAGCTTTGATATCTTTCTAGTTCGATAATCTTCTCTGATTGATTTATTATCCTCTTGAGATTATCTAAATCTTCATCAGAAGCAGACTTCCAAAGTTTTCTGTTATGAGATTCTAATAACCTTTCAGCCATATCTCTCAAGACCCAAGGATTCTCTTTGGACAGAAATTCGCTTACTTTCTCATTGATTAACCAATGCTTATAAATACCCTTATAGCACCAATCAGGAACACATTCAGAAGTTGCATCGTATGCAAACAAATAATCTAAACTAGCAGACATTTCAAATGCTCCTTTATATCCATGACTCATAATTCCATTTATCCACTTAGGGTTTAGTAATCTAGTTCTTACTACTTTATCAATTTCTTTTTCTATTCTGTGAACCTTTGGCTTGCTAAAGTTTGCATTATCTGAAAAATATATATTAGTTTTACTCTTAGTTACTCTTTCTACGGCACTTGCTAATCCTCCATGGAACTGATAATAATCATCTGAATCTAAAATATCATGCTCTCTATTGTCTTGGCTATGTAACACTACCTGAACTCTTTTCAAGCAATTCTCCAATTCTATTTTTGATGGCTTTTGTGTCTCTGAATCTTTATAGATATATTTACTCCATTCTAAATACGTATCAGCCAGATCATTCTTATTATTCCAATTCCCTAGGTTTATTAGTTCTTGAAGACCAGCGCCATATGTTTCTGGAGCACAACCAAATACTCTTTCATGAGAACCTCCTTCTTTAACAATTTTTGCTAGTGGGTTAATTTCTGAACTTTCATCTAGTGATGCAATAACCTTTTGAGCCTCGCAAACTAAATTTATAAGGTTCGGGAAGGCATCTCTAAATAAGCCAGAGATTCTAAGTGTTACATCTACTCTAGGCCTTTCTAGAACTGAATAAGGGATTGCCTCTACTCCTATTACTCTTCTAGTTGATGAGTCCCAAATAGGTTTAACTCCCATTAATGAGAACATCTGCGCAATCTCTTCACCTCCATTTCTCATAGTAGATGTTGCCCATACAGACATAGCTAAATTCGATAAATTCTCACCGTTTTCTAGGCGGTATAAATCAATTATTTTTTGCGCACTTCTTTTACCAAGATCCCATGCTGATTCTGTTGGTAAACCTCTGAGATCTACACTATAAAAATTACGTCCAGTAGGTAATACTTCTGCCTTGCCACGTGATGGAGCACCTGAAGGCCCACTTTTAATTCTATGACCTTTTAAGCAGGATAATAATGCTTCTTTCTCTTTATTAGGAGATATTTTTAATTTCTTGATAATTTTATCACTTATATATTGAACAATCTCTGAATTTTCAGAGTCATCAATAAATTTATTTGCTATATAAGTTTGTTTTGTGTGCCTACTCCGTTTTTTATTACTATCTTCTTGACCATTTATCCTACTTACTAATAATTCTATTATCTTTAGGGAAATATCATTAATAATTGTAGTCCCATCTCCTATAATTCTTGGTTTTTTAATCGAATAATTAGATAGACTCTCAATATCGTTCTTTAGTAATAATTCCCCTTCTTTGTCAGACCAAGGGTCGAATTCCAGACCAATGTATTCAGATAATGATTGAGAAAGACCTTTATGGAATAATCTAGGTGCGAGAGAAATACATAATGACATTTCACACAGTTTAGAGTACTCAAGGTCTTTACCAAATATGTGGAGACCTGTCCTGATTTGAGATTCTTTTAATTCACAAAGATATGTTTCTATATTTTCTAGAAGTGATTCAAATTCGATAGTTGGTGATTTGTTTAACTTGTCAAACAACTTACTGTTTGATAGGTTGTTGCTCTTAATTAATGAAATTAGTTTATTTCTTATCTCCTCTATTCGATTAGAAGAAACAAGAATTGCCTCTTGGTATTCATCTATAAGCGTCTCTATTAAAATTAGATCTCCGTATAATTTTGCCATTCCTATAGGAGGGGTCAAATGATCTATTATTACCGCTTGAGTACGTCTCTTTGCTTGGGATCCCTCTCCTGGATCATTAACAATGAAAGGATATAGATGTGGAATATTTGGCAAGGCAACTTCTGGAAAGCATTCCTTACTTAAACCAACACTTTTGCCAGGGAGCCATTCCACGGTACCATGTTTCCCAAAGTGAATTATACAATCCGAATTGAATACTTTATCAATCCATATATATTGAGCTAAATAATTATGGTTTGGAGGTAGATCTGGAGAATGTATATCCTTTAGATTATCTTGCTCATACCCCCTAGATTGCTGGATTAATATGCATACATTGCCAAATCTAATACCATGGATAGGATAACCCTTTTCTTCAAGTTGCAAATTATTGTTTGGTTCACCCCATTTTTTTACTATTTTTAACTTAGTAATATTATCATTAAAATTCCATTCATTCATATATTCATCTAAGGTTAAATAATCAAGTGGTTTCCTGTTAAAAGATTCTGGAGAGTTTGTTCTTTTTGATAATATTAGTTTCATTAATTCTTTTCCATTATCTGGGATTACCTTTTCTCCTAAATAATAACCATCCTCTTTCAACCAGCTTAATACTTTTACTAGGCTTTGAGGTGTATCTAGACCTACACCATTTGCGATCCTTCCATCCTTTATAGGGTAATTAGCCAGTATTAAAGATATTTTTTTCTCTGAATTCTCCTTTTCAGATAAGCAAAGCCATGATTTAATATGTTTTACAATCCATTTTATACCGAAGTCACTTACTTTATAATTCTCTATAGTTATTGACAAGCTATCATTTTTAGTTAACTTTTCTCTAAAAGCTCCGATTCTAGTAGTTATTCTTCCATCGAGTTCTGGTAATACGATTTGCAGTGAAAAGTCTATTGGAGTTAAACCTCTATGTGAACTTAACCATTGTTTCTTATTCCTATTTGATATGAGTAATTGAAATATAGGCTTGTTTAATTCGTCCCATATTAATCCTTCTGAATATATCTCCTCTGAATTAACAGTAGCAAATGACGTGGTACTAATTACACAATTAACTTTTTCTACTTGAAATAATTCAAGGACTTTTTTCTGTATTTCTTTGTCTTTTAAACTACTTACCCAAAGTGCCCTAGGAACAAGACCATTATTTCTTAATTCTTTATTTAACCTTTCTATAAGTTCTACATTCCCTGCCTGCAAGTATGAAGTATATAAAATGATACCTACCCTATTTCCTTTTTCTTCTTTCCAATCCCATATTTGAGGATCATCTACTTGTGTAATATTTATTGTTGAAGTTGAAATGCTTTTATCAAGCAGTATTTGTTCTATTACTCTTAAGAATTCTTCTAAATTCATTAATCCCCCTATTCTGATTAATCTTCCAAGTATTAGGCTTAGTTTCAAAGGTATATTGCTTATTCCATTTAGTTCTATTTCATGATCTTTTGTTCCTGATAGAACAATTAATTTTCTAGTACTATCTTCTCTACTCCATTGTTTAAGTTTTTCTAGTCCATACGACCAATGCCCTTTTCCTCCTAAAATTCTGACAATAATTATCTTTGCATATAATGCTGTTGTGGAAACATAGTGATCGATTTGAGCCTTATGTGTTAGATATTCCAGTGGCAATGCCCTTAATCGATTGCCCCAGTGCTCATTTTGTTCTTTATTGAGAACTTTCGCTAATGTGGAGATGTCAGTCCTGGCACTTGTAAGTAGAAGTACCGGAGCTGAAGGCTGTTCTACAAGTGCTAAATTCTCAGAGGAGTCTTCACCTGGGAGACTGGCTATGCGGTGCATTAGATCATTTACCTCAATCCTTTCTTATGCGAAAAAGTGGAAAGTGCAAAAATTCTATTTTGGCGGTACTGAACAGTGATGCATGATTTTTTGCCTTTTGCTTGGTTTAGGGGTGAATGTATACCCTTTGATAATGCAAAGGTTTCTATAGCAACTCATGCTCTTCATTATGGTACTGCTGCGTTTGGAGGTATGCGAGCTATACCTGATCCAAAATCCCCAGGGGTTTTTCTTTTTTTTAGAGTTGATAAACATATCAAGAGGTTGTGCCAGAGTGCAAAATTACTCTTAACTGAGCTTGATGAGGAAGAAGTACTTAGAAGTCTTACTTTGTTCCTCAGAGCCAATAAACCTAATAAACCTATATATATAAGACCTTTCGTATATACAAGTGACTTGGGAATAGCCCCTAGACTGCACAATATTGAAACAGATTTCTTCATATATGGCTTAGAACTTGGAGACTATTTGTCTCCTGAAGGAGTTACCTGCAGAATAAGCAGTTGGACGAGACAGCAGGATTGTTCATTACCTTTGAGAGGGAAAATAAGTGGAGCTTATATCACGAGCTCATTAGCCAAAACAGAAGCAACGTTAACAGGCTTCGATGAAGCTTTGCTTTTAAATTCACAAGGTAAAGTTAGCGAGGCTAGTGGTATGAATTTATTTATAGTTCGAGATTCTAACCTAATTACGCCCGGAGTAGATCAAGATATTTTAGAAGGTATTACAAGAGCTAGTGTTATTGAGTTAGCTAAAGATATGGGTATTAAGGTTATAGAAAGACCTGTAGATAAGACAGAGTTATTTATTTCAGATGAAGTATTCCTAACTGGTACAGCAGCAAAGATAACACCAATAAAAAGAATCGAATCAACAGTATTAAATAGCCAACGCCCTATAATGTCAAAAATACGTAATAGACTTATTTCTATAACTGAGGGTAATTCAGATAAATTTGATTCATGGGCTAATAGAATAAAAGTTGACTAAAATGATCACATTCAATAACTTTATATTGCTAAACTATTTGCACATATATATTACGTAGTTACTACATATAAATATGGACTTTCGTTCTCATCTTTCAAAAAATAATACAGTATTAGTCTTTGACGGTGCAATGGGAACTGCACTCCAACAGCAAGAATTAACAGCAAAGCAATTTGGTGGCAATAATCTTGAAGGCTGTAATGAGGCTCTTATTCTAAATTGCCCTTCAGCAGTAGAAAAAGTTCATCGCGATTATCTTCATGCTGGATGTGATGTTATCGAAACTAATACTTTTGGAGCAACTTCAGTTGTACTTTCAGAGTATGGTTTAGAGAGTCAAGCTTATAATATAAATCTTTTAAATGCCAAGTTAGCAAAATCAATCGCAGCAGAATTCTCTACTGTAGAAAAACCAAGATTCGTTGCTGGTTCAATAGGTCCTACTACTAAGTTGCCTAGTTTAGGTCATATAACCTTCGATGAAATGACATTAAGTTATAAAGAGCAGATAGAGTCTTTATTAGAAGGTGGTGTTGACTTATTAATTGTTGAGACTTGTCAGGACGTATTGCAAATTAAATCAGCTCTAAAAGCAATTTACTCTGTTCAAAAAACTCACGGTATAAATATACCTAAGATGGTCTCTATAACAATGGAGACTACAGGTACTATGTTAATTGGTACCGAGATATCAGCAGCTCTTACAATTCTTGAGCCATTTGATATTGATATACTAGGATTAAATTGTGCAACAGGCCCTGAACAAATGAAGGTACATATTAAGTACCTTTCTAAACACTCTCCTTTTATAACTAGTTGTATTCCTAATGCAGGATTACCTGAAAATGTTGGAGGAAAAGCTCACTATAGATTAAAACCTTTAGAATTAAAAATGCAACTTATGCATTTTATAAATGATTTAGGAGTTAGAGTTGTAGGAGGTTGCTGTGGTACTACACCTGAACATATTAGATCTCTATGTGAACTAGTTGATGAAGTAAAGATTTTAAATACTTTAGAGTCTAAATCTTCAAGGATTATTGAACCATCTGCTTCATCCATTTATGAGAAAACTAATTTTAAACAGGACAACTCATTTTTAATAATAGGAGAACGTTTAAATGCAAGTGGATCTAAAAAAGTAAGAGAACTTCTTAATAATGATGATTGGGATGGTTTGGTTTCAATAGCAAAAAACCAGTTGAAAGAGAATGCACATATATTAGACGTCAATGTCGACTATGTAGGCAGAGACGGAGTCTCTGATATGCATAATCTTGTTTCAAAACTAGTTACTAATATCAACCTCCCATTAATGCTTGATTCGACTGATTCAGAAAAGATGGAGAGTGGTTTAAAGATAGCAGGAGGTAAATGTATTCTTAACTCTACGAATTTTGAAGATGGTCCCACTAGATTTCTTAATATATTAGACCTAGCTAAAACTCATGGTTCATCAGTAGTTATTGGTACTATTGATGAAGACGGAATGGCCAGAACTTCTCAAAAGAAATTTACTATTACACAGAGGTCATATGAAGCAGCAATAAATTATGGTATTAAACCATCAGATCTATTTTTTGATCCCTTAGTTCTCCCAATTACTACTGGAATAGAGGAAGATAGAAGTAATGCTAAGGAAACTATTACAGCTATACAACAGATTAAGTCAAAGTTTTCTGATGTAAATATTGTTTTAGGAATTTCTAATGTTAGTTTTGGATTAACCCCACCAGCTAGAGCTACTCTAAATTCAGTATTTCTGTCTGAATGTATTAAAGCAGGTTTAGATTCAGCGATAATTTCACCATCAAAGATAATTCCTTTAAATAAAATTAAGAAGGAGAATTTAAAAATATGCCTCGATCTAATTTATGACAAGAGAGTATTTAAAGATACTATCTGTACATATGACCCATTGACAGCATTAACTACTGCTTTTGATGGGGTTACAAATAAGTCACTCTCTTCTACAAAAGATCTTAATTTATTGCCTATAGATGAAAGACTAAAAACACATATTATTGAAGGGGAAAAACAGGACCTTAAAGAAAATTTATTTGAAGCACTTCGTGATTACAAACCGCTAGAGATAGTTAATACCTTTCTTTTGGATGGAATGAAAGTAGTTGGTGAATTGTTTGGTTCAGGACAAATGCAACTACCTTTTGTTTTACAATCAGCCGAGACAATGAAATATGCTGTATCGATACTTGAACCTTATATGGAGAAAACAGAAGACCTTAACTCTTCAAAGGGAAAATTTCTTATAGCAACTGTTAAAGGAGATGTTCATGATATAGGTAAAAATCTAGTAGATATAATTTTAAGTAATAATGGCTATGAAGTGATTAATTTGGGTATAAAACAGGACATTTCTTTAATTATAGAAGCTCAAAAGAAATTTAATGCTGATTGTATAGCAATGAGTGGCCTGCTAGTTAAATCTACTGCTTTCATGAAGGATAATTTACAAGCCCTAAATAAAGCGGATATATCTGTACCTGTTATTTTAGGAGGAGCAGCACTTACCCCTAAATTTGTTAATCAAGATTGTAATTCTGTATATAATGGTGTTGTGATCTATGGCAAGGATGCATTTACAGACTTAAGGTTCATGGATTTATATATGTCAGCAAAATCTAATTCAAAATGGGATAATCTTCAAGGATTCTTAGAATCATGTGATGAACATAATGATATTCTTCCTAAGGCTAGTACAACTTCTTCCTCTAATAATAATAATAATAAACAGGCTTCTAAAAAATTTAATATGAAGACCACTTTTCATCGATCTTCTTTTATTAATATAGAGCCATCAATTTCTCCTCCTTTTACAGGTTCCAAAGTTATTCAATCTGACAATCTGCCTATTGATTTATTTTCATCTTATTTAGACCTTAATGCTCTTTTCTCTAGTCAATGGCAATTAAAGAGAACAAAAAATCAATCAAAATCAGAATATCAGGATTTTCTCAGTTCAAAAGCTGTCCCAATATTAAATAAATGGCTATTAAAAATACAAGAAGAAAAACTTGTTAACCCATCACTTGTATATGGCTATTTCCCATGCGGTAGATTTCAAAATTCTTTAAAGGTATTTGATGAACAAGCTAGTGAATATTTAGGAGAATTCCAATTTCCTAGACAAAAATCTGGAAATAGACTGTGTATTTCTGATTTCTTTTCTGATCTTAGAAATGACAAACCTATAGACTTTCTACCCATGCAGGCAGTTACTATGGGCCATAAGGCTAGTGAATTTGCTGAACAACTATTTAGAGAAAATAAGTATACGGACTATTTATATTTTCATGGTCTTATTGTCCAACTAGCAGAAGCACTAGCGGAATATAATCACTCTTTGATTAGAAAGGAATGTGGGTTCTCTAAATTTGAACCCGCTGAACTTAAAGCGATTTTAGCTCAGAAATATAGAGGTTGTAGATATTCATTTGGCTATCCAGCATGTCCAACAGTTAGTGATTCAAGCCTGCAACTTAAATGGCTTGAAGCTTCCCGTATAGGCCTAAGTATTGACGAGACAGACCAGTTACATCCTGAACAGAGTACAACAGCAATAATTGCTTTACATAGTCAGGCCAAGTATTTTAGTGCTTGAAATTTTTAATTTAAGTCAATCATTGCAGAGTTTCTCTAAAGTTTCAATAACTTCTTGCTGAAAATCGTCCATTACATCAGAGTCGCTGAGGTCTATTCCTTCCCCAGCGGCATTTTGAGTAAGTTCTTGAAAATGGAAGGCACCCTCTCCATTTGCTAAGAACTCCATCGCTGAGGTTTCCCCGCTTTCGCGAAATGCATCGCATAAAGCTAAGAAAGCAGCGTCTTCAGAAAACTCCCACTCCATTTAAGAGATATTACTGTTTGATCTTTAAACCTTTACCCCCCGCACTCGTCAACCTTATTTCAGCAGAATGTGTCACTATTTTGTAATTTCAAAGTCATATTCTGGTCATGCTAATTGTCTAATCCCTTTCCCTGAAAGGGATTTTCACTTTTTTGCCTAATTAGGCGAATTTGCAATTTTTAAATGGAGAATATTTCTAGTTTTCATTCTTTAGGTCTATGTTTTGATCAGTTCCAAAACAATCTACAAAAGGTCTTCTCATATCATTTGCTTAAACCCATCTGGAATGAGATAGGCAGGCCTCCCATTTGCCTCGCTATTCGTTTAGAGGGATTAAGAAGACATTTTGAGCCCATCTGTATCCAACATCAACTATTAAAGCTCTTAAGGATGGCTTTGTGATCGAGTAAAGCTTTTAGTTAAGGCTCAGTCGTTAGTCATTTTGAGCGATATAAATCTTAGAGATTCGCCATTTTAAAATTTGTTAAATCGCACTAATTTATTTGATTTCATTTAAATATGATAGAAATCTCATTAATCTTGCTCTATTAATCATTATATTTTGCTATAAGCAAAAGGTTTTCCTTTCCCGATTTAAATAGGCAAGTGACACATGAATTATTCTGGAATAAAGCATTAGAGTTAACGAAAACAGCAATTGCTGTCAAATCCTTAATACCTTTAGAAACTTTAACTAGATATTTTCCTAATACAAGAGAAGAAATATTCGAAATACGTACCCTTGTCTCTAGTTATACTCCTAACACGCTTAATTATGGACCTCATCACAATCCTTTTCATCCTTGGGATACTAATTTAGAAATATCTAATATATTAGACAAGCATGTATTAATTTTGAATAAGTATCCTGTTCAGCCAGGTCATATGTTGTTAATTACAAAAAATTGGGAGCCACAGGATGGATGGCTAACTCTTAATGATTGGAGTGCTCTATCCAAAGTCAATGAAGATACCAAAGGTTTATGGTTTTTTAATAGTGGTCCGTTAGCTGGCGCGAGTCAACCTCACAGGCATTTGCAACTTCTTAGAAGAACAACAGAATCACCTGCTTGCCCCAGAGATAATTGGTTTACTAATCTGTTAAATTCATCAACAATTTCTGATTCAATACTTTCTAGAAGTTGTGATGTTAGATTAATTAGCCACACTAATCTTTTACATAATGGTGACTACCTTTATGAAAACTATCTAGGAATGTGCAAAAAAATGGATATCGGAAGTCCAGAAAAAGATTTAAAGCCAAAATATCCTTACAATTTATTGATTACTTCTAATTGGATGGCATTAATCAGAAGGTCAAAAGAATGTGCATATGGCTTTAGTATTAATGCTTTAGGATTTGCAGGTTATTTACTTTGCCGTGATAATTCTAATTTAGACTGGCTTGAAAAAAATGGACCTGTCAGTCTGTTGGAAAATGTTGTATTTCCTATTATATAACTATAAGCAAATTTACTGAACTTCTTTATCCCTACTTATTTGCATTTGTAGCGTCTCTATTGATGCATTTAGTGCAGCAATCCTTCGCTCAAGTGAATCTCTGTAATAAATAAGAATTTCCAGTTTACGTTCATGAAGAAAAAGCCTCCTTTTCTGTTTGGTATCGTTTGCAGAACAAAATTCAGTGATCATCTTCTTAATTTTTCTAATATGTATATGTTAATAGGTTATTGCTGCATCTGTGACTTTTCAACTCTAAAAATAGAATTTTTTACGATTTAACTAGAACTATGAAAACTCTTCTCCGACTGAAAAAGACAGTTGTTGTATAAGTACATCTGATGAAACCAACCTTTTACCTTCTACTTGTCCATTTTGAACAATAATCGCAGAGGACTTAGTTTTGACTATTATACCTATACCTTTTTCAATACCTATAATTTCTCCTG is part of the Prochlorococcus marinus str. MIT 0919 genome and harbors:
- the metH gene encoding methionine synthase: MDFRSHLSKNNTVLVFDGAMGTALQQQELTAKQFGGNNLEGCNEALILNCPSAVEKVHRDYLHAGCDVIETNTFGATSVVLSEYGLESQAYNINLLNAKLAKSIAAEFSTVEKPRFVAGSIGPTTKLPSLGHITFDEMTLSYKEQIESLLEGGVDLLIVETCQDVLQIKSALKAIYSVQKTHGINIPKMVSITMETTGTMLIGTEISAALTILEPFDIDILGLNCATGPEQMKVHIKYLSKHSPFITSCIPNAGLPENVGGKAHYRLKPLELKMQLMHFINDLGVRVVGGCCGTTPEHIRSLCELVDEVKILNTLESKSSRIIEPSASSIYEKTNFKQDNSFLIIGERLNASGSKKVRELLNNDDWDGLVSIAKNQLKENAHILDVNVDYVGRDGVSDMHNLVSKLVTNINLPLMLDSTDSEKMESGLKIAGGKCILNSTNFEDGPTRFLNILDLAKTHGSSVVIGTIDEDGMARTSQKKFTITQRSYEAAINYGIKPSDLFFDPLVLPITTGIEEDRSNAKETITAIQQIKSKFSDVNIVLGISNVSFGLTPPARATLNSVFLSECIKAGLDSAIISPSKIIPLNKIKKENLKICLDLIYDKRVFKDTICTYDPLTALTTAFDGVTNKSLSSTKDLNLLPIDERLKTHIIEGEKQDLKENLFEALRDYKPLEIVNTFLLDGMKVVGELFGSGQMQLPFVLQSAETMKYAVSILEPYMEKTEDLNSSKGKFLIATVKGDVHDIGKNLVDIILSNNGYEVINLGIKQDISLIIEAQKKFNADCIAMSGLLVKSTAFMKDNLQALNKADISVPVILGGAALTPKFVNQDCNSVYNGVVIYGKDAFTDLRFMDLYMSAKSNSKWDNLQGFLESCDEHNDILPKASTTSSSNNNNNKQASKKFNMKTTFHRSSFINIEPSISPPFTGSKVIQSDNLPIDLFSSYLDLNALFSSQWQLKRTKNQSKSEYQDFLSSKAVPILNKWLLKIQEEKLVNPSLVYGYFPCGRFQNSLKVFDEQASEYLGEFQFPRQKSGNRLCISDFFSDLRNDKPIDFLPMQAVTMGHKASEFAEQLFRENKYTDYLYFHGLIVQLAEALAEYNHSLIRKECGFSKFEPAELKAILAQKYRGCRYSFGYPACPTVSDSSLQLKWLEASRIGLSIDETDQLHPEQSTTAIIALHSQAKYFSA
- a CDS encoding DUF4922 domain-containing protein gives rise to the protein MTHELFWNKALELTKTAIAVKSLIPLETLTRYFPNTREEIFEIRTLVSSYTPNTLNYGPHHNPFHPWDTNLEISNILDKHVLILNKYPVQPGHMLLITKNWEPQDGWLTLNDWSALSKVNEDTKGLWFFNSGPLAGASQPHRHLQLLRRTTESPACPRDNWFTNLLNSSTISDSILSRSCDVRLISHTNLLHNGDYLYENYLGMCKKMDIGSPEKDLKPKYPYNLLITSNWMALIRRSKECAYGFSINALGFAGYLLCRDNSNLDWLEKNGPVSLLENVVFPII